A single genomic interval of Aphidius gifuensis isolate YNYX2018 linkage group LG6, ASM1490517v1, whole genome shotgun sequence harbors:
- the LOC122858737 gene encoding hyccin-like isoform X2, whose product MTESLVNEWLADCADHSPAELHTFANTLSQDHEIIRALFTLLEERSKNSELVDTVCNQLFDFYRSREIHLQRFTLQFVPTLIFIYLNSVAHGDIKNCRSVETLLIGLYNLEVVDKSGENKDISFRLPSLAMLSIYHEPSSLAPASLTESAVRRFEECNTKLVRWGPLEQVETLNAQNRLKIMTALLFVFNQQLSFIKKSSLEQLCKVSSKLVTQGFTKPGHHQRSSYGSESSFVPRLLPRIPISNQFILELLHGIYFSMYNDCWNVGCQAIEDIHNRICYDGYSNVLLVTNAIRNSISLGPIGQASDNSLGVDVALSPAAATPTISKSMITNASFRTKKLPDDLDVNLFEPIDQKTIDEKPQLSAPSSGKRRVWLRKHTQQSFDDDDINIIKSCTSSIDNSRRESLASSHGSPNRSSPKKIRDKKFDNTGELLSSVDVHRRRKDKDKNTSPGNESRLSAGARLYRVLEEQSLGDKNIASLDSL is encoded by the exons ATGACTGAAAGTTTGGTAAATGAGTGGCTTGCTGATTGTGCTGATCATTCACCAGCTGAATTGCACACATTTGCAAATACCCTGTCACAAGATCATGAAATAATTAGAGCACTTTTTACATTATTAGAAGAAAGAAGTAAAAATAGTgaa cttGTTGATACTGTTTGTAATCagctatttgatttttatcgaTCACGTGAAATTCATTTGCAAAGATTTACTCTTCAATTTGTACcaacattgatatttatttatctaaattcaGTTGCTCATGGTGACATTAAA aATTGTCGTTCTGTGGAGACTTTGTTGATTGGACTTTACAACCTTGAAGTTGTTGATAAATCTGGTGAAAATAAAGACATCTCATTTCGTTTACCATCACTGGCTATGTTGTCAATTTATCACgag cCATCAAGTCTTGCTCCAGCATCACTGACAGAAAGTGCTGTTCGTCGTTTTGAAGAGTGTAATACAAAACTTGTTAGATGGGGTCCACTTGAACAAGTTGAAACGTTAAATGCACAAAATAGACTTAAAATAATGACTGCATTGTTGTTTGTgtttaatcaacaattgagttttatcaaaaaatcatcacTTGAACAACTGTGCAAAGTATCATCAAA ACTAGTTACACAAGGCTTTACAAAACCAGGACATCATCAAAGATCATCCTATGGAAGTGAATCAAGCTTTGTACCAAGATTACTTCCACGTATACCAATATCAAATCAATTTATTCTTGAGCTTCTACAtggcatttatttttcaatgtacaATGATTGTTGGAATGTTGGTTGCCAAGCAATTGAAGATATACACAATAGAATATGTTACGATGGTTATTCCAATGTATTACTTGTTACAAATGCCATTAGAAATTCAATAAGTCTTGGACCaattg gacAAGCTAGTGATAATTCACTTGGTGTTGATGTTGCTCTATCACCAGCTGCAGCAACaccaacaatttcaaaatcaATGATAACAAATGCATCatttagaacaaaaaaattaccag ACGATCTGGATGTAAATCTGTTTGAACCAATTgatcaaaaaacaattgatgaaaaaccACAGTTATCAGCACCATCATCAGGTAAACGTCGTGTTTGGTTACGTAAACATACACAACaatcatttgatgatgatgatattaatattattaaaagttgtacatcatcaattgataattcacGAAGAGAAAGTTTAGCAAGTAGTCATGGCTCACCAAATCGTTCATCACCTAAAAAAAtacgtgataaaaaatttgataatactgGAGAATTATTGTCATCTGTTGATGTTCATAGAAGAAgaaaagataaagataaaaatacatcaCCAGGAAATGAAAGTAGATTATCTGCTGGTGCTAGATTATACAGAGTTCTTGAAGAACAATCACttggtgataaaaatattgcatcACTTGACAGTTT atga
- the LOC122858740 gene encoding tRNA-dihydrouridine(16/17) synthase [NAD(P)(+)]-like isoform X2, with translation MVDASELAWRLLSRNHGGDLCYTPMFHSSVFCRDAKYRKDALQTNEQDRPLIVQFCGNDPDIILQAAKFAEPYCDAIDVNMGCPQGIAKRGHYGAFLQDDWELLKNIVVTLKKGLKIPVTCKLRVFPELNKTIEYAKMLENAGASLLTVHGRTREQKGPLTGLASWEHIKAVCDAVKIPIFANGNIQCIQDVDKCIEFTGVQGVMSAEGNLYNPFIFEGCYPPCWIPATEYLDLVDKYPAPASFVRGHLFKIFQHILSLPENSEEREILARNSTMESFRNVVDNLREQYLPYHEGKLTWRPDTDDYNLKLPPWLCQPYVRSTPEEHISKLESKKIESEKYGIKREYLDDDGNQVSKSKMKKLKKVAHKQRLGLPVKKGTDLCQNCPNPSGLKCEYKYCRQCCRNKCYSENLDCIGHRNMTKTRRKIAIDYKIKRNEINTT, from the exons ATGGTAGATGCCAGTGAATTAGCATGGAGATTATTATCAAGAAATCATGGTGGTGATTTGTGTTATACACCAATGTTTCATTCATCTGTATTTTGTCGAGATGCTAAATATCGTAAAGATGCACTACAAACAAATGAACAAGATAGACCACTTATTGTACAATTTTGTGGTAATGATCCAGATATAATATTACAAGCAGCTAAATTTGCTGAGCCATATTGTGATGCAATTGATGTTAATATGGGATGTCCACAGGGTATTGCTAAACGTGGACATTATGGTGCATTTTTACAAGATGATTGGgagctattaaaaaatattg tTGTTACACTTAAAAAAGGTTTAAAAATACCAGTAACTTGTAAGCTACGAGTATTTCCAgagttaaataaaacaattgaatatgCTAAAATGTTGGAAAATGCTGGAGCAAGTTTATTGACTGTACATGGAAGAACAAGAGAACAAAAAGGTCCATTAACTGGATTAGCATCATGGGAACATATTAAAGCTGTTTGTGATGCTGttaaaataccaatatttGCTAATGGTAATATACAGTGTATTCAGGATGTTGATAAATGTATTGAATTTACTGGTGTACAAGGTGTCATGTCAGCTGAaggtaatttatataatcCATTTATATTTGAGGGTTGTTATCCACCTTGTTGGATACCAGCAACTGAGTATCTTGatcttgttgataaatatccAGCACCAGCATCATTTGTACGTGGtcatctttttaaaatttttcaacacat tTTATCTCTCCCAGAAAATTCAGAGGAACGTGAAATTTTAGCAAGAAATTCTACAATGGAATCATTTAGaaatgttgttgataatttgaGAGAACAATATTTGCCTTATCATGAGGGTAAATTAACTTGGAGACCAGATActgatgattataatttaaaattaccacCATGGTTGTGTCAGCCTTACGTGAGATCAACACCAGAAGAACATATTAGTAAATTAGagtctaaaaaaattgaatcg GAAAAGTATGGAATTAAAAGAGAATATTTGGATGATGATGGTAACCAAGtatcaaaatcaaaaatgaaaaaacttaaaaaagtTGCTCATAAACAACGTCTTGGTTTGCCAGTTAAAAAAGGAACAGATCTTTGTCAAAATTGTCCAAATCCTTCG GGATTGAAATGTGAATACAAATATTGTCGACAATGTTGTAGAAATAAATGTTACAGCGAAAATCTCGACTGCATTGGCCACAGAAATATGACAAAAACACGAAGAAAAATAgcaattgattataaaattaaacgaaacgaaataaatacaacatga
- the LOC122858740 gene encoding tRNA-dihydrouridine(16/17) synthase [NAD(P)(+)]-like isoform X1 has product MMSINNEMDNINIINKNENEEHNENSGDNFWIKIGCPRHIVAPMVDASELAWRLLSRNHGGDLCYTPMFHSSVFCRDAKYRKDALQTNEQDRPLIVQFCGNDPDIILQAAKFAEPYCDAIDVNMGCPQGIAKRGHYGAFLQDDWELLKNIVVTLKKGLKIPVTCKLRVFPELNKTIEYAKMLENAGASLLTVHGRTREQKGPLTGLASWEHIKAVCDAVKIPIFANGNIQCIQDVDKCIEFTGVQGVMSAEGNLYNPFIFEGCYPPCWIPATEYLDLVDKYPAPASFVRGHLFKIFQHILSLPENSEEREILARNSTMESFRNVVDNLREQYLPYHEGKLTWRPDTDDYNLKLPPWLCQPYVRSTPEEHISKLESKKIESEKYGIKREYLDDDGNQVSKSKMKKLKKVAHKQRLGLPVKKGTDLCQNCPNPSGLKCEYKYCRQCCRNKCYSENLDCIGHRNMTKTRRKIAIDYKIKRNEINTT; this is encoded by the exons ATGatgtcaataaataatgaaatggataatataaatatcattaataaaaacgaa AATGAAGAACATAATGAAAATAGTGGTGATAATTTTTGGATTAAAATTGGATGTCCAAGGCATATTGTTGCACCAATGGTAGATGCCAGTGAATTAGCATGGAGATTATTATCAAGAAATCATGGTGGTGATTTGTGTTATACACCAATGTTTCATTCATCTGTATTTTGTCGAGATGCTAAATATCGTAAAGATGCACTACAAACAAATGAACAAGATAGACCACTTATTGTACAATTTTGTGGTAATGATCCAGATATAATATTACAAGCAGCTAAATTTGCTGAGCCATATTGTGATGCAATTGATGTTAATATGGGATGTCCACAGGGTATTGCTAAACGTGGACATTATGGTGCATTTTTACAAGATGATTGGgagctattaaaaaatattg tTGTTACACTTAAAAAAGGTTTAAAAATACCAGTAACTTGTAAGCTACGAGTATTTCCAgagttaaataaaacaattgaatatgCTAAAATGTTGGAAAATGCTGGAGCAAGTTTATTGACTGTACATGGAAGAACAAGAGAACAAAAAGGTCCATTAACTGGATTAGCATCATGGGAACATATTAAAGCTGTTTGTGATGCTGttaaaataccaatatttGCTAATGGTAATATACAGTGTATTCAGGATGTTGATAAATGTATTGAATTTACTGGTGTACAAGGTGTCATGTCAGCTGAaggtaatttatataatcCATTTATATTTGAGGGTTGTTATCCACCTTGTTGGATACCAGCAACTGAGTATCTTGatcttgttgataaatatccAGCACCAGCATCATTTGTACGTGGtcatctttttaaaatttttcaacacat tTTATCTCTCCCAGAAAATTCAGAGGAACGTGAAATTTTAGCAAGAAATTCTACAATGGAATCATTTAGaaatgttgttgataatttgaGAGAACAATATTTGCCTTATCATGAGGGTAAATTAACTTGGAGACCAGATActgatgattataatttaaaattaccacCATGGTTGTGTCAGCCTTACGTGAGATCAACACCAGAAGAACATATTAGTAAATTAGagtctaaaaaaattgaatcg GAAAAGTATGGAATTAAAAGAGAATATTTGGATGATGATGGTAACCAAGtatcaaaatcaaaaatgaaaaaacttaaaaaagtTGCTCATAAACAACGTCTTGGTTTGCCAGTTAAAAAAGGAACAGATCTTTGTCAAAATTGTCCAAATCCTTCG GGATTGAAATGTGAATACAAATATTGTCGACAATGTTGTAGAAATAAATGTTACAGCGAAAATCTCGACTGCATTGGCCACAGAAATATGACAAAAACACGAAGAAAAATAgcaattgattataaaattaaacgaaacgaaataaatacaacatga
- the LOC122858737 gene encoding hyccin-like isoform X1, with protein sequence MTESLVNEWLADCADHSPAELHTFANTLSQDHEIIRALFTLLEERSKNSELVDTVCNQLFDFYRSREIHLQRFTLQFVPTLIFIYLNSVAHGDIKNCRSVETLLIGLYNLEVVDKSGENKDISFRLPSLAMLSIYHEPSSLAPASLTESAVRRFEECNTKLVRWGPLEQVETLNAQNRLKIMTALLFVFNQQLSFIKKSSLEQLCKVSSKLVTQGFTKPGHHQRSSYGSESSFVPRLLPRIPISNQFILELLHGIYFSMYNDCWNVGCQAIEDIHNRICYDGYSNVLLVTNAIRNSISLGPIGQASDNSLGVDVALSPAAATPTISKSMITNASFRTKKLPDDIPIVEKEDSTVDAKVNLVSITEEEASSDPTRVGSIRQARDSNKSASKITNFSLTKKPKDKDNNNGKINKNGYTPNDKDNNNKKSNNQLSNNKDNIKGSKVMLNIDESDGTIPLATIKKRNDSDTNSIIIDNERHLSSDTNDSVETDDTIRNQDEQTVSTVQVSSV encoded by the exons ATGACTGAAAGTTTGGTAAATGAGTGGCTTGCTGATTGTGCTGATCATTCACCAGCTGAATTGCACACATTTGCAAATACCCTGTCACAAGATCATGAAATAATTAGAGCACTTTTTACATTATTAGAAGAAAGAAGTAAAAATAGTgaa cttGTTGATACTGTTTGTAATCagctatttgatttttatcgaTCACGTGAAATTCATTTGCAAAGATTTACTCTTCAATTTGTACcaacattgatatttatttatctaaattcaGTTGCTCATGGTGACATTAAA aATTGTCGTTCTGTGGAGACTTTGTTGATTGGACTTTACAACCTTGAAGTTGTTGATAAATCTGGTGAAAATAAAGACATCTCATTTCGTTTACCATCACTGGCTATGTTGTCAATTTATCACgag cCATCAAGTCTTGCTCCAGCATCACTGACAGAAAGTGCTGTTCGTCGTTTTGAAGAGTGTAATACAAAACTTGTTAGATGGGGTCCACTTGAACAAGTTGAAACGTTAAATGCACAAAATAGACTTAAAATAATGACTGCATTGTTGTTTGTgtttaatcaacaattgagttttatcaaaaaatcatcacTTGAACAACTGTGCAAAGTATCATCAAA ACTAGTTACACAAGGCTTTACAAAACCAGGACATCATCAAAGATCATCCTATGGAAGTGAATCAAGCTTTGTACCAAGATTACTTCCACGTATACCAATATCAAATCAATTTATTCTTGAGCTTCTACAtggcatttatttttcaatgtacaATGATTGTTGGAATGTTGGTTGCCAAGCAATTGAAGATATACACAATAGAATATGTTACGATGGTTATTCCAATGTATTACTTGTTACAAATGCCATTAGAAATTCAATAAGTCTTGGACCaattg gacAAGCTAGTGATAATTCACTTGGTGTTGATGTTGCTCTATCACCAGCTGCAGCAACaccaacaatttcaaaatcaATGATAACAAATGCATCatttagaacaaaaaaattaccag atgatATTCCAATTGTTGAGAAAGAAGACAGCACTGTTGATGCAAAAGTAAATTTAGTATCAATAACTGAAGAAGAAGCATCATCGGATCCAACAAGAGTTGGTTCAATTCGTCAAGCTCGTGACAGCAATAAAAGTGCatctaaaataacaaattttagcttaactaaaaaaccaaaagacaaagataataataatggtaagattaataaaaatggatATACTCCAaatgataaagataataataataaaaaatcaaataatcaattatcaaataataaagataatataaaaGGTAGTAAAGTTAtgttaaatattgatgaaagtgATGGAACAATACCATTAgccacaattaaaaaaagaaatgatagTGATactaattcaataattattgataatgaacGTCATTTGTCAAGTGATACAAATGACAGTGTAGAAACTGATGATACAATTAGAAATCAAGATGAGCAAACTGTATCAACTGTTCAAGTTAGCTCAGTCtaa
- the LOC122858738 gene encoding 1-phosphatidylinositol 4,5-bisphosphate phosphodiesterase gamma-1-like has protein sequence MSEIIPEIEQTISQLERGTVITEFCQRKRPEKKILMIRRETRQICWAKSATSRLYDGSIEIREIKYIVVGKSSKEFDKWPKDSKKIENLRCFIIYYGSEFQLKTLSASASREKECKLWVKCLRYLVKNTINAPYPVQLERWLKKEFYQIKNSHEMVTLKNIESFMPRASCNISTNKLREIFQEIDIRESKELDFDNFVLLYYKLMIDYNKFNDWTKLLLYSSDNNIIKLQDFQKFLINEQNDMTIANDTQKVSKFMRDYLQDPQRDVQDPYFTLNEFFSFLYSKQNDIWNDKYDRVTQDMTKPLSHYWIASSHNTYLMGDQITSESSCQAYVRALRSGCRCIEIDCWDGSNGMPFILHGNTLTSKIKFIDVIKTIKEHAFVTSEYPVIISIEDHCTLPQQRRMAAAMQQVFGDLLLTQPIDKNETTLPSPHALKRKIILKHKKLPDGVDETKFIARNNPVNQEMDVRNTLKNGILYLKNINDDGWYPHFFILTSQHLYFIDIFSQGQEIEIDDDNDTSSTKTMINGKLYSVSNDELHFGEKWFHGNLARGREEADELIRKYSHLGDGTFLVRQCVTFASNYCISFWRKDKVYHCRIKLTSKIEYYLIDSYCFDSLYSLITYYRNNLLKGHEFSIILKEPVPQPCQHETKEWWHNNCTRIIAEDILKKISINGTFLVRPSEKELDTYAISFYVDKKIKHCRVKFEGRLYTFGEIKFESLVELIDYYGKYPLYKKIHLNNPINNNIDYLDFQNSNNNNGDDNDSVYGIPGYVDPSSFISKITVKAIYDFKARKDDELTLVKHAIITNVHKQDSDWWRGDYGGKKQHWFPANHVEEIECQDRDTFDNNNINKNDTMMLGNLQKGSLDITGAVVEIESDDKPGFKWIIKIHNPNMCDIFEACTPSKDIAIDWMNTIKKTAEYVNVREIERQRKIAKEMSNLIIYCRSTSFNNERINNKKFIFQEMSSFSEKKAEKFMCQQEHEFFIKYHQIQLSRVYPKGLRIDSSNYNPIQFWNSGCQMVALNYQTGDRSMQLNYAKFRDNGNCGYILKPEFMFNDYFNMHDKKTLINVDGLNIHLTVIGARHLHKKCKRPASPFVEVEIYGAEYDTGVKLNTKTIYDNGLNPMWNKTCEFDILNPNFALIRFLVQDEDSFGDCNFLGQATYPIQCLRSGYRCVPLKNQYSENLELATLLVYIKITRIPSALQ, from the exons atgagtGAAATTATACCGGAGATTGAGCAAACTATAAGCCAACTTGAAAGAGGTACTGTTATAACAGAATTTTGTCAACGTAAAAGACCGGAAAAAAAGATACTTATGATAAGACGAGAAACAAGACAAATTTGTTGGGCTAAAAGTGCAACATCTCGTCTATATGATGGTTCAA TTGAAATTAGAGAAATCAAATACATTGTAGTGGGAAAATCATCAAAAGAGTTTGATAAATGGCCAAaggattcaaaaaaaattgaaaatcttcgttgttttataatttattatggctcagaatttcaattaaaaactcTATCAGCTTCAG CTTCTAGAGAAAAAGAATGTAAATTATGGGTAAAATGTTTACGttatttggtaaaaaatacaataaatgcACCGTATCCAGTACAACTTGAACGTTggcttaaaaaagaattttatcaaataaaaaatagtcatgAAATggtaacattaaaaaatattgaatcatttaTGCCGCGTGCAAGTTGCAacatatcaacaaataaattacgtGAAATATTTCAAGAAATAGATATTCGTGAAAGTAAAGAATTAGATTTcgataattttgtattattatattataaattaatgattgattataataaatttaatgattggacaaaattattgttatattcatcagataataatataataaaattgcaagattttcaaaaatttttaataaatgaacaaaatgaTATGACAATTGCAAATGATACACAAAAAGTATCAAAATTTATGAGGGATTATTTACAAGATCCACAAAGAGATGTACAAGATccatattttacattaaatgaatttttttcatttttatattcaaaacaaaatgacaTATGGAATGATAAATATGACAGAGTAACACAAGATATGACAAAACCATTATCACATTATTGGATAGCATCATCAcataatacatatttaatgGGTGATCAAATAACTAGTGAAAGTAGTTGTCAAGCATATGTACGTGCTTTACGTTCTGGTTGTCGTTGTATTGAAATTGATTGTTGGGATGGATCAAATGGTATGCCATTTATACTTCATGGAAATACGttaacatcaaaaattaaatttattgatgttattaaaacaataaaagagCATGCATTTGTCACATCTGAGTATCCAGTTATAATTTCAATCGAAGATCATTGTACATTACCACAACAACGTAGAATGGCTGCTGCAATGCAACAAGTATTTGGTGATTTATTGCTTACACAgccaattgataaaaatgaaacaacaTTACCATCACCACATGcattaaaacgtaaaataatattaaaacataaaaagcTACCAGATGGTGTTGATGAGACAAAATTTATTGCTAGAAATAATCCAGTTAATCAAGAAATGGATGTACGTAATACTTTAAAAAATGGTATATtatatcttaaaaatattaatgatgacGGTTGGTAtccacatttttttatattaacaagtcaacatttatattttattgatatattttcacaAGGACaagaaattgaaattgatgatgataatgatacatcatcaacaaaaacaatgattaatggtaaattatataGTGTATCAAATGATGAATTACATTTTGGTGAAAAATGGTTTCATGGTAATTTAGCACGTGGTAGAGAAGAAGCTGATGAATTAATACGTAAATATTCACATCTTGGTGATGGTACATTTCTTGTACGTCAATGTGTTACATTTGCTAGTAATTATTGTATATCATTTTGGCGTAAAGATAAAGTTTATCATTGTCgtattaaattaacatcaaaaatagaatattatttaattgatagttATTGTTTTGATAGTTTATACAGTTTAATAACATATTatcgtaataatttattaaaaggtcatgaattttcaataatattaaaagaacCAGTACCACAACCATGTCAACATGAAACTAAAGAATGGTGGCATAATAATTGTACAAGAATTATTGCTGaggatatattaaaaaaaatatcaattaatggTACATTTTTAGTTAGACCAAGTGAAAAAGAATTAGATACATATGCAATCTCAttttatgttgataaaaaaattaaacattgtcGTGTTAAATTCGAAGGTAGACTATATACATTTggtgaaataaaatttgaaagtcTTGTCGAATTAATCGACTATTATGGAAAATATccactatataaaaaaatacatttaaataatccaataaataacaatattgattatttagattttcaaaatagtaataacaataatggaGATGATAATGATAGTGTTTATGGTATACCTGGTTATGTGGatccatcatcatttatatcaaaaataacagTAAAAGcaatatatgattttaaagCAAGAAAAGATGATGAATTGACACTTGTTAAACATGCTATCATAACAAATGTACATAAACAAGATAGTGACTGGTGGAGAGGTGATTATGGTGGTAAAAAACAACACTGGTTTCCAGCAAATCATGTTGAAGAAATTGAATGTCAAGACAGAGatacatttgataataataatattaataaaaatgatacaatGATGTTGGGTAATTTACAAAAAGGTTCATTAGATATAACTGGTGCAGTTGTTGAAATTGAATCAGATGATAAACCAGGATTTAAatggattattaaaattcataatccAAATATGTGTGATATATTTGAGGCATGTACACCATCAAAAGATATTGCAATTGATTGGAtgaatacaattaaaaaaacagcGGAATATGTTAATGTTAGAGAAATCGAAAGACAACGGAAAATTGCTAAAgaaatgtcaaatttaataatttattgtcgtTCAActtcatttaataatgaacgtattaataataagaaatttatatttcaagaaaTGAGtagtttttcagaaaaaaaagctgaaaaatttatgtgtCAGCAAGagcatgaattttttataaaatatcatcaaatacaATTGAGTAGAGTGTATCCAAAAGGACTAAgaattgattcatcaaattATAATCCAATACAATTTTGGAATTCTGGATGTCAAATGGTtgcattaaattatcaaactgGTGATAGATCAATGCAACTTAATTATGCAAAATTTCGTGATAATGGTAATTGtggatatatattaaaacctgaatttatgtttaatgattattttaatatgcatgataaaaaaacattaattaatgttgatggtttaaatatacatttgacTGTTATTGGTGCAAGACATCttcataaaaaatgtaaaagacCAGCAAGTCCATTTGTTGAAGTTGAAATTTATGGAGCTGAATATGATACtggtgttaaattaaatacaaaaacaatttatgaCAATGGACTTAATCCAATGTGGAATAAAACATGtgaatttgatatattaaatcCAAATTTTGCATTGATTAGATTTTTAGTACAAGATGAGGATTCATTTGgtgattgtaattttttggGACAAGCAACATACCCG atTCAGTGTCTACGAAGTGGCTACAGATGTGTACCCCTTAAAAATCAGTACAGTGAAAATCTTGAACTTGCAACACTTTTagtttacataaaaattaccAGAATACCAAGTGctcttcaataa
- the LOC122858742 gene encoding protoheme IX farnesyltransferase, mitochondrial, protein MILLLTSLKLCRQIKCPTKIPSVVYSSMPLAKEKKCIKEKPWISVSDTSEDQLKNLKILKPSVLLPPDTVFNDKLINNNLASTLTSPNVVKSKIAETEWKNIELDCTKITKYCLMLSKIRLTSLVVITTMGGYALAPGAFDPQTFLMCSIGTGLVSATANSINQFFEVPFDSQMSRTKNRVLVRGYITPAHAIAFAALSGMAGFSILYFQVNGLTAALGAANLILYTLIYTPLKRVSIVNTWVGSIVGAIPPLMGWAGCMGDILSPGAMIMSGILYAWQFPHFNALSWNLRPDYSRAGYRMMSVTNPDLCRRTAFRYCGVLMGLSYLAPVLDVTNWWFALASTPLNAYFLYLSWQFYKQSDSSSSRKLFRFSLLHLPILMIMMLASKKSWSSQTDNNENKKIDIDKNNQTNIIDNLTNLLSPTSV, encoded by the exons ATGATACTTTTGTTGACTTCATTAAAACTCTGTAGACAGATAAAATGTCCTACAAAAATTCCATCAGTTGTT tattCATCAATGCCACtggcaaaagaaaaaaaatgtatcaaagAAAAACCATGGATATCAGTATCAGATACATCAGAAGaccagttaaaaaatttaaaaatactgaaACCTTCAGTTTTACTACCTCCTGACAcagtatttaatgataaattaataaataataatttagcatCAACTTTAACTAGTCCAAATGTAGTTAAATCTAAAATAGCTGAAACAGAATGGAAAAACATTGAATTAGAttgtacaaaaataacaaaatattgtcTTATGTTATCAAAAATAAGATTAACAT caTTAGTTGTGATAACAACAATGGGTGGATATGCACTTGCACCAGGTGCATTTGATCCACAAACATTTTTAATGTGTTCAATTGGTACTGGTCTTGTATCAGCAACAGcaaattcaataaatcaattttttgaagTACCATTTGATTCACAAATGTCAAGAACTAAAAATCGTGTTCTTGTTCGTGGATATATaac acCAGCTCATGCAATTGCATTTGCTGCATTATCAGGAATGGCAGGTTTTTCAAtactttattttcaagttaatgGTTTAACTGCTGCACTTGGTGCTGCAAATTTAATACTTTACACATTAATTTATACACCATTAAAACGTGTTTCAATAGTCAATACTTGGGTTGGTTCTATTG TTGGAGCAATTCCACCTTTGATGGGTTGGGCAGGTTGTATGGGTGATATTTTATCACCTGGTGCAATGATCATGTCAGGAATATTGTATGCCTGGCAATTTCCACATTTCAATGCTTTATCATGGAATTTAAGACCAGATTATTCACGTGCTGGTTATAGAATGATGTCTGTTACAAATCCAGATCTTTGTAGACGTACTGCCTTTAGATATTGTGGTGTTTTGATGGGTCTTTCTTATCTTGCACCAGTTTTAGATGTTACCAATTGGTGGTTTGCACTTGCATCAACACCTCTCAatgcttattttttatatcttt CTTggcaattttataaacaatcagACAGCTCAAGttctagaaaattatttagattttCACTTTTACATTTGCCAATTTTGATGATCATGATGTTGGCAAGTAAAAAATCATGGTCAAGTCAAacagataataatgaaaataaaaaaattgacattgataaaaataatcagacgaatattattgataatttaacgAATTTATTATCACCAACTTCTGTATAg